The following proteins are encoded in a genomic region of Abyssisolibacter fermentans:
- a CDS encoding metal-dependent hydrolase family protein, translating into MKKSVIKGRVIDATGSEPIENGVVVIEGNKIIQVGSEESIEFPKDAEIIEIEEGTIMPGLIDAHVHIGLGTDDVRRMYDKSMPEKTCIAIKELEACIDAGFTSVREVGGFLNTIKTSLEMLEYKAPRIASSGRFITQTNGHADMYKRFPLEMQESTGIGIIADGVDECIKAARLQFREGADFLKIGTTGGGTSQGDKLSSCEYTMEEIKALVQEAKNNGTYVASHAHTITGIKNAIRGGVKSIEHCTMVDDEAIQMLLDNDCYFVPTLSVGQSYLDGLDSMPLFVQEKVAQLGDPERGLNMCEFAGERYAKAFRAGVKMGLGSDLLGDPKLPYGKNAREFELLVQYLGITPMEAIIVGTKNNSELMMMEDKIGTLEEGKLADVIVVKGNPLEDISLLTNSDNIKIVIKDGKIQKNIA; encoded by the coding sequence ATGAAAAAAAGTGTCATTAAAGGTAGAGTGATTGATGCAACAGGAAGTGAGCCAATCGAAAATGGAGTTGTAGTAATTGAAGGAAATAAAATTATCCAAGTAGGTTCAGAAGAATCTATAGAGTTTCCTAAAGATGCTGAGATTATTGAAATTGAAGAAGGCACTATAATGCCGGGTCTTATTGATGCTCATGTTCACATAGGTTTAGGTACTGATGATGTAAGAAGAATGTATGATAAATCTATGCCAGAAAAAACATGTATTGCAATAAAAGAATTAGAGGCGTGCATAGATGCTGGCTTTACTTCTGTTAGAGAAGTTGGTGGTTTTCTTAATACCATAAAAACTTCTTTAGAAATGCTTGAGTATAAGGCACCACGTATAGCTTCAAGTGGACGTTTTATAACTCAAACTAATGGTCATGCTGATATGTATAAACGTTTCCCGTTAGAAATGCAAGAGTCAACAGGTATAGGTATTATTGCAGATGGTGTAGATGAATGTATAAAAGCTGCAAGGCTTCAGTTTAGAGAAGGAGCAGATTTTCTGAAAATTGGTACAACTGGTGGAGGAACATCACAGGGTGACAAACTTAGTAGTTGTGAATATACAATGGAAGAAATTAAAGCACTTGTTCAAGAAGCTAAAAACAATGGTACTTATGTTGCCAGCCATGCTCATACTATTACTGGAATAAAAAATGCAATTAGAGGTGGTGTGAAAAGTATTGAGCACTGCACAATGGTAGATGATGAAGCTATCCAAATGCTTTTAGATAATGATTGCTATTTTGTACCTACGTTGTCAGTTGGACAGTCTTACTTAGATGGACTGGATTCTATGCCATTATTTGTACAAGAAAAAGTGGCACAATTAGGTGATCCAGAAAGAGGGTTAAACATGTGTGAATTTGCAGGTGAAAGATATGCTAAAGCTTTTAGAGCAGGAGTAAAGATGGGTCTAGGCAGTGATTTGCTAGGGGATCCAAAACTTCCATATGGTAAAAACGCTAGAGAGTTTGAACTTTTGGTACAATATCTCGGTATTACTCCTATGGAAGCAATTATAGTAGGAACAAAAAATAACTCAGAGCTTATGATGATGGAAGATAAAATCGGAACTCTTGAAGAAGGTAAGCTAGCAGATGTGATTGTTGTTAAAGGTAATCCACTAGAAGATATTAGTCTTTTAACTAATTCTGACAATATCAAAATTGTAATAAAAGACGGAAAAATCCAAAAGAATATAGCATAA